In the Enterococcus saigonensis genome, one interval contains:
- the pheA gene encoding prephenate dehydratase: MKIGYLGPESSFSHQAAKKQFAAADLVAYASIPACLQAVLNDEVEFSVVPIENSLEGSVHATIDTLSQNTQLQVVAEIILPIKQQLLAVNESNFKKIYSHPQALAQSQIFLATNYPNAELVPTASTTAACDYVANNGEEEIAAIASCEAATVYNLKIISHQIQDNDFNQTRFWVVGNHQTFSFGKPEKMSLILTLPSNHAGALHQMLAAFGWRQIDLSKIESRPLKTSLGEYFFVVDLRLNCPQQLIENALEEIQLLGGQIARLGVYPITSVTT; encoded by the coding sequence ATGAAGATTGGTTATTTGGGACCGGAAAGTTCTTTTTCTCACCAAGCTGCAAAAAAACAATTCGCAGCAGCAGACTTGGTTGCCTATGCTTCAATTCCAGCTTGTCTACAAGCGGTGCTTAATGACGAAGTAGAATTTTCAGTTGTTCCGATTGAAAATTCTTTAGAAGGATCCGTTCATGCTACAATTGATACTTTGTCTCAAAATACCCAATTACAAGTCGTTGCAGAAATTATTTTACCGATTAAACAACAGTTGTTAGCGGTAAACGAAAGCAATTTTAAAAAAATCTATTCTCATCCGCAAGCTTTAGCTCAATCACAGATTTTTTTGGCTACTAATTACCCAAACGCAGAGTTAGTCCCAACCGCCTCTACAACAGCAGCTTGTGATTATGTTGCAAATAATGGCGAGGAAGAAATTGCGGCAATTGCCTCTTGTGAAGCGGCAACTGTTTATAACTTAAAAATTATCAGTCACCAGATTCAAGACAACGATTTTAATCAAACGCGTTTTTGGGTTGTTGGCAACCATCAAACTTTCTCTTTTGGAAAGCCAGAAAAAATGTCACTAATTTTAACTTTGCCATCTAATCATGCCGGTGCCTTGCATCAAATGCTTGCAGCATTTGGATGGCGTCAAATTGACTTGAGTAAAATTGAATCTCGTCCGCTTAAAACCAGTCTTGGTGAATATTTTTTTGTAGTGGATCTTCGATTAAATTGTCCGCAACAATTAATTGAAAATGCGCTTGAAGAAATACAACTCTTAGGAGGACAAATTGCTCGTTTGGGTGTTTATCCTATTACGAGTGTTACCACCTAA
- a CDS encoding shikimate kinase — protein sequence MSSILLIGFMGAGKSTIGSLLAEALGRPLIDLDDLITDKIRMPINDYFAQFGEEAFRQVESSVLKNNLTTEAIIATGGGVVVNTINRSLLKAHPNVVYLKAEPKILVARIKNDTKNIRPLATEKSEAEIVSLLKERLNYYEESAALSIETTNRHPKDIVEEIIERLSKV from the coding sequence ATGAGTAGTATTTTATTGATTGGTTTTATGGGGGCAGGCAAGTCAACTATCGGTAGCCTACTAGCTGAAGCGTTAGGACGACCACTGATCGATTTGGATGATTTGATTACTGATAAAATCAGAATGCCAATTAATGACTATTTTGCTCAGTTTGGTGAAGAAGCTTTTCGGCAAGTGGAATCAAGTGTTTTAAAAAATAATCTTACAACTGAAGCAATAATTGCGACTGGTGGAGGCGTTGTAGTGAATACAATAAATCGTAGTCTTTTAAAAGCACATCCTAACGTCGTTTATTTAAAAGCTGAACCTAAAATATTAGTTGCCCGAATCAAAAATGATACCAAAAATATCCGTCCACTAGCAACAGAAAAAAGTGAGGCAGAGATTGTCTCCTTACTAAAGGAACGGCTCAATTATTATGAAGAGAGTGCCGCCCTTAGCATCGAAACTACAAACCGCCATCCAAAAGACATTGTGGAAGAAATCATAGAAAGGTTGAGTAAGGTATGA
- the aroA gene encoding 3-phosphoshikimate 1-carboxyvinyltransferase translates to MELLHAQKGLQGSITVPADKSISHRSIMFGALAMGQTTIKNFLRAQDCLSTLNAFKKLGVPISDDGKTITVTGVGFNGLKACDKAIDIGNSGTTIRLMMGILAGQNFTTTLFGDESLNKRPMQRVMAPLCQMGASLTGDNASEFPPIKVMGTNHLQPISYHMPVASAQVKSAIIFAALQARGTSIIVEKEVSRNHTEEMIRQFGGKIISKGKEITVSGPQTFTGQNITIPGDISSAAFFLVAGAIVPNSQLILKNVGMNPTRTGIIDVLNQMGANLKIENYDEKNQAADLMIKSSELTGTIIAGKIIPRLIDELPIIALLATQAQGQTIIKDAQELKVKETNRIDATAEELQKMGADILPTDDGLIINGPTSLKGAHVSSRGDHRIGMMLQIAALIATGKTKLDRPEAIDISYPEFFDDVKKIVVGESNE, encoded by the coding sequence ATGGAATTATTACATGCACAAAAAGGTTTACAAGGAAGTATCACTGTTCCAGCCGATAAGTCAATTTCTCATCGTAGTATTATGTTTGGCGCTTTAGCAATGGGCCAAACCACAATTAAAAATTTTTTGCGGGCACAAGATTGCTTGAGTACATTAAATGCTTTTAAAAAATTGGGCGTCCCCATTAGCGATGATGGTAAGACAATTACGGTTACAGGAGTGGGATTTAATGGTTTAAAGGCTTGTGATAAAGCCATTGATATTGGAAATTCTGGTACTACGATTCGTTTAATGATGGGAATTTTGGCGGGACAGAATTTTACCACCACGTTGTTTGGTGACGAATCTTTAAACAAACGACCAATGCAAAGAGTTATGGCCCCATTATGTCAGATGGGCGCATCACTTACAGGAGATAATGCTAGTGAGTTTCCACCAATTAAAGTTATGGGGACAAATCATTTACAACCAATTTCTTATCACATGCCTGTTGCTAGTGCCCAAGTCAAATCGGCTATTATTTTTGCAGCACTTCAAGCTAGGGGAACTTCAATTATTGTCGAAAAAGAAGTTTCTCGTAACCATACCGAAGAAATGATTCGTCAATTTGGCGGAAAAATCATTTCAAAGGGAAAAGAAATTACAGTAAGTGGCCCCCAGACTTTTACAGGACAAAATATAACCATTCCCGGAGATATTTCTTCAGCTGCTTTTTTCTTAGTTGCAGGTGCGATTGTTCCAAATAGTCAGTTAATACTAAAAAACGTTGGGATGAATCCAACTCGAACGGGTATCATTGATGTTTTAAACCAAATGGGTGCGAATTTGAAAATTGAAAACTACGATGAGAAAAATCAAGCAGCTGATTTAATGATAAAATCTTCAGAGTTGACTGGAACGATTATTGCAGGAAAAATTATTCCTCGTCTAATTGATGAGTTACCCATTATCGCATTGCTTGCGACACAAGCACAAGGACAAACAATTATTAAAGATGCGCAAGAGCTAAAAGTGAAAGAAACTAATAGAATTGACGCTACTGCAGAAGAATTACAAAAAATGGGAGCAGATATTCTGCCAACTGATGATGGGTTAATAATTAACGGTCCAACTTCATTAAAAGGTGCGCACGTATCAAGTCGTGGTGATCACCGCATTGGCATGATGCTGCAAATCGCAGCTTTAATTGCAACAGGAAAAACAAAATTAGATCGTCCTGAAGCAATTGATATTTCTTATCCTGAATTCTTTGATGATGTCAAAAAAATTGTAGTAGGTGAAAGCAATGAGTAG